The following coding sequences are from one Methanosarcina sp. WWM596 window:
- the nifE gene encoding nitrogenase iron-molybdenum cofactor biosynthesis protein NifE, which produces MKEKTGIVDTLEERQPYITRKQEKGQTIPLACDNNSLAGAISQRACVYSGARVVLNPVTDAVHLVHGPIGCAGYTWDIRGAKSSGIETNRSSFSTDMKEIDIVFGGEEKLSNAIDELAGIYHPPVIFVYSTCIVGIIGDDLDSVCKTASQKHNIPVLPVKSEGFKGNKSDGYKAACDALKQLIKRPEEETAEKKPGVNPKIRKPKINILGDFNVAGDVWLVKPLFEQMGIEVIVSMTGDSTAKSITRAAEADLNLVQCSGSMAYLAKWMQKEYGIPYQTISFFGIEDISIALRKTAEYFDSEEMKKIAEEILETETNRIMPDISRIRERIKGKKAAIYMGGPAKALTLIKGFAELGMEVVIIGTQTGKKEDYEQISYSVRDGTVIVDDANPLELAELLVKQKADLMVAGVKERFIAYKLGVAFCDFNHDRVMEFEGFDGFVNFAREVDASINSPVWKAVRQRTLEPESLKPGYLHSKSDAAVESHV; this is translated from the coding sequence ATGAAAGAGAAAACCGGGATAGTGGATACTCTCGAAGAAAGGCAACCATACATCACCAGAAAGCAAGAAAAGGGGCAGACAATACCCCTTGCCTGCGACAACAATTCTCTGGCAGGAGCCATCAGCCAGCGGGCTTGCGTCTATTCGGGAGCCAGGGTTGTTTTAAACCCAGTAACTGATGCAGTTCACCTGGTCCACGGCCCAATCGGCTGTGCAGGCTATACCTGGGACATCAGGGGTGCAAAGTCCAGTGGAATTGAAACAAACCGCAGCAGTTTCAGCACGGACATGAAAGAAATCGATATCGTCTTCGGAGGAGAGGAAAAGCTCTCAAATGCAATCGACGAACTGGCAGGCATCTACCACCCCCCGGTGATCTTTGTGTATTCCACATGCATTGTAGGAATTATTGGGGATGACCTTGATTCCGTATGCAAAACAGCAAGTCAGAAGCACAATATCCCGGTACTCCCCGTAAAGTCCGAAGGCTTCAAAGGCAACAAGTCCGACGGGTACAAGGCAGCTTGTGATGCCTTAAAGCAGCTTATCAAAAGACCGGAAGAGGAAACTGCAGAAAAGAAGCCCGGGGTAAACCCCAAAATCAGAAAACCAAAGATTAACATCCTCGGGGACTTCAATGTAGCCGGGGACGTCTGGCTTGTAAAACCCCTCTTTGAGCAGATGGGAATCGAAGTCATAGTTTCCATGACCGGAGATTCGACTGCCAAATCCATCACGAGGGCAGCGGAAGCAGACCTCAACCTCGTCCAATGCAGCGGGTCAATGGCCTACCTTGCAAAATGGATGCAGAAAGAGTATGGGATTCCATACCAGACAATAAGTTTCTTCGGAATCGAAGACATTTCCATTGCTCTTCGAAAGACTGCGGAATACTTTGACTCCGAAGAGATGAAAAAGATAGCAGAAGAAATCCTGGAGACAGAAACGAACCGGATAATGCCTGACATTTCCCGGATCAGAGAGAGGATCAAAGGAAAAAAGGCCGCCATCTACATGGGCGGACCTGCAAAAGCCCTCACGCTTATCAAAGGTTTTGCGGAACTTGGCATGGAAGTGGTCATCATCGGGACCCAGACCGGGAAAAAGGAAGACTACGAGCAGATCAGTTATTCTGTTCGGGATGGAACGGTCATTGTAGACGATGCAAACCCCCTGGAACTTGCCGAATTGCTCGTGAAACAGAAAGCTGACCTGATGGTTGCAGGCGTGAAAGAGAGGTTTATCGCATACAAGCTGGGAGTTGCATTCTGCGACTTCAACCACGACAGGGTGATGGAATTTGAAGGCTTTGACGGCTTTGTAAACTTCGCACGGGAAGTGGATGCCTCCATTAACAGTCCTGTCTGGAAAGCTGTCAGGCAGAGGACACTTGAACCCGAATCCCTGAAACCGGGGTATTTACACTCCAAGTCGGATGCTGCAGTTGAGAGCCATGTATGA
- the nifK gene encoding nitrogenase molybdenum-iron protein subunit beta, with product MLDYTPCEEVERSAITINPAKICQPIGAVYAALGVHNCMPHSHGSQGCLSYLRMCLSRHYREAALATTSSFSEGTAVFGGAANLKEALVNLTNVYQPEVIAIHTTCVAETIGDDVGVILEDVSAEELIDPSIKICAASTPSYVGTHITGYDNMVKAFVTTFAKKTKPNGKLNIIPGFVEPADIREIKRILSIMGISSIVFPDTTNVFDAPLTKEHTFYPKGGTPIGDIEDSANSLGTIAACKMAGGSAAKILESRFKIPARVGPTPIGIRNTDRFVMNAAKLANVAIPPELEDERGRLVDMMTDAHPHYHGKKVAIYGDPDILSGLTSLVLEMGMEPSVVLTGTQNSEFEKEVEGLIGSEYPDADIISGGDLFMLHQIIKRKPVDLLIGNTYGKFISRAEDVPLVRVGFPIMDRANLHYFPIMGYAGAARLVERIGNTLLDRKDRDAPDWLLETIQ from the coding sequence ATGCTTGATTATACCCCATGTGAAGAAGTGGAACGTTCAGCCATTACTATCAACCCTGCAAAAATCTGTCAACCAATAGGAGCCGTTTATGCGGCTCTCGGTGTGCACAATTGTATGCCCCACAGCCACGGGTCCCAGGGCTGCCTTTCCTACCTGCGTATGTGCCTGAGCAGGCATTACAGAGAGGCTGCACTGGCGACTACCAGCAGTTTTTCCGAGGGGACAGCCGTTTTCGGAGGAGCTGCAAACCTGAAGGAAGCTCTCGTCAACCTGACAAACGTATACCAGCCTGAAGTAATTGCCATTCACACCACCTGTGTGGCAGAAACCATTGGAGACGATGTTGGAGTCATCTTAGAAGATGTGAGTGCTGAAGAGCTTATTGACCCATCCATCAAAATATGTGCAGCTTCCACTCCAAGTTATGTCGGTACTCACATAACCGGCTATGACAACATGGTAAAGGCTTTTGTAACTACCTTTGCCAAAAAAACCAAGCCAAACGGGAAACTCAACATCATCCCCGGCTTTGTAGAACCTGCAGATATCAGGGAAATCAAACGTATACTCTCGATAATGGGAATTTCCAGTATTGTCTTCCCGGACACCACGAATGTCTTTGATGCACCCCTGACAAAAGAACATACCTTTTACCCCAAAGGCGGGACCCCGATCGGAGACATCGAAGATTCCGCAAACTCCCTGGGGACCATTGCGGCCTGCAAGATGGCAGGAGGTTCTGCAGCAAAGATCCTTGAAAGCCGTTTCAAGATCCCTGCCAGAGTAGGGCCCACCCCCATAGGAATCAGAAACACTGACCGTTTCGTCATGAACGCGGCAAAACTTGCCAACGTGGCGATTCCCCCCGAACTCGAAGACGAAAGGGGAAGACTTGTAGACATGATGACTGACGCCCACCCCCACTACCATGGAAAAAAGGTAGCCATTTACGGGGATCCGGACATACTCTCAGGGCTTACGAGCCTTGTGCTGGAAATGGGCATGGAACCGAGTGTTGTCCTCACCGGAACCCAGAACTCAGAGTTTGAGAAAGAAGTAGAAGGACTCATAGGTTCCGAATACCCGGACGCCGATATAATCTCGGGTGGGGACCTCTTCATGCTCCACCAGATCATCAAGCGAAAGCCCGTGGACCTCCTAATCGGCAATACATACGGGAAATTCATATCAAGGGCAGAGGATGTGCCCCTGGTCAGAGTAGGCTTCCCGATCATGGATAGGGCAAACCTGCACTACTTCCCAATCATGGGGTACGCCGGAGCTGCACGACTGGTGGAGCGCATAGGAAACACCCTGCTTGACAGGAAAGACAGAGATGCGCCAGACTGGCTGCTTGAAACCATCCAGTAA
- the nifD gene encoding nitrogenase molybdenum-iron protein alpha chain has translation MGAEIEEKQLIVDNILKALPEKAARNRRKHLVVRDCSTEQHIEADDKVIPGILTNRGCAFAGTKGVVFGPIKDMVHLVHGPIGCAYYTWGTRRNLARAEEGEDNFMNYSVCTDMKETDIVFGGEKKLKKAIDEIVKIFNPGAITICATCPVGLIGDDIESVAREAEEEHGIKVIPARCEGYRGVSQSAGHHIASNALMEHLIGTEDIKDPTPFDINVFGEYNIGGDLWEVKPIFEKIGYRIISSLTGDGSFHKISQAHQAKLSILLCHRSINYTNRMMEEKYGVPWLKVNYIGTKGTEKSLRKMAEFFDNPELTRKTEETIAEEKAKYADEIERYRKKLQGKTAFIYAGGSRSHHYINLFEELGMKVVVAGYQFAHRDDYEGRQIIPQIKEKALGSILEDVHYEREENFKPSISTERIAELKEKIGLMEYEGLFPEMKDGTIVVDDLNHHETEFLVKTLKPDVFCSGIKDKYWAQKLGVPSRQIHSYDYSGRYTGFSGVLNFARDIDMAIHSPTWRFINPPWKGEEAE, from the coding sequence ATGGGAGCAGAAATTGAAGAAAAACAGCTTATTGTTGACAACATTTTGAAGGCGCTCCCTGAAAAGGCTGCCAGAAACCGGAGAAAACATCTCGTTGTCAGGGACTGTTCCACCGAACAGCACATCGAGGCCGACGATAAAGTAATTCCCGGAATCCTCACAAATCGCGGCTGTGCCTTTGCAGGTACCAAGGGTGTAGTCTTCGGGCCTATAAAGGATATGGTCCACCTGGTCCACGGCCCCATAGGTTGTGCTTACTACACCTGGGGAACCAGGAGAAACCTTGCCAGGGCAGAAGAAGGCGAAGACAACTTTATGAATTATTCCGTATGCACGGATATGAAGGAAACCGATATCGTCTTTGGAGGAGAAAAAAAGCTCAAAAAGGCCATTGATGAGATTGTAAAAATCTTCAATCCGGGCGCAATCACCATCTGTGCGACCTGCCCTGTAGGACTTATCGGAGACGATATAGAATCTGTTGCAAGAGAAGCTGAAGAAGAGCACGGGATCAAAGTAATTCCCGCCCGCTGCGAAGGGTACCGGGGAGTCAGTCAGTCGGCAGGTCACCACATCGCAAGCAATGCCCTGATGGAACACCTGATTGGGACAGAGGATATCAAAGACCCCACTCCCTTTGACATAAATGTGTTTGGAGAATACAATATTGGAGGAGACCTCTGGGAAGTCAAACCTATTTTTGAAAAAATCGGGTACAGAATTATCTCAAGTTTAACCGGGGACGGATCATTCCACAAAATATCGCAGGCCCATCAAGCAAAACTCAGTATCCTGCTCTGCCACCGTTCTATCAACTACACTAACAGGATGATGGAAGAAAAATACGGAGTCCCCTGGCTGAAGGTAAATTACATCGGTACGAAAGGAACTGAAAAATCCCTGCGGAAAATGGCAGAGTTCTTTGACAACCCGGAACTTACCCGAAAAACCGAGGAAACCATTGCTGAAGAAAAAGCAAAATATGCGGATGAAATCGAAAGATACAGAAAAAAACTCCAGGGAAAAACCGCTTTCATCTATGCCGGAGGCTCGAGGAGTCACCACTATATAAACCTCTTTGAAGAGCTTGGCATGAAGGTTGTTGTTGCAGGCTACCAGTTCGCCCACAGAGACGACTATGAAGGTAGACAGATCATTCCACAAATAAAGGAAAAAGCCCTTGGATCCATTCTTGAGGATGTACATTACGAAAGAGAAGAAAACTTCAAGCCTTCCATTAGCACTGAACGAATTGCAGAACTGAAAGAGAAAATCGGGCTCATGGAATACGAGGGACTTTTCCCCGAAATGAAGGATGGAACCATTGTTGTTGATGACCTTAACCATCATGAAACCGAATTCCTCGTAAAAACCCTCAAACCCGATGTCTTCTGTTCCGGGATTAAGGACAAATACTGGGCTCAGAAATTAGGAGTCCCCTCAAGGCAGATCCACTCCTATGATTACAGCGGACGTTACACAGGCTTTTCCGGAGTCCTGAATTTCGCACGGGATATTGACATGGCTATTCACAGCCCCACCTGGAGATTCATAAACCCACCGTGGAAAGGCGAAGAAGCGGAGTAA
- a CDS encoding P-II family nitrogen regulator yields the protein MKEITAIIRMNKVQKTKNALLGCGFPSFTVRRVMGRGKQKGLCFEFNPPLPDPEKEAETCIRFIPKRMLTIVVDDENVSEVVQKIIEVNQTGNAGDGKIFVSNITEAIRIRTGESGEATINKELM from the coding sequence ATGAAAGAAATTACGGCAATAATCAGGATGAACAAGGTCCAGAAAACCAAAAATGCCCTGCTTGGATGCGGTTTTCCTTCGTTTACCGTAAGAAGGGTCATGGGCCGCGGAAAACAAAAAGGACTCTGCTTTGAATTTAATCCACCTCTGCCAGATCCGGAAAAGGAAGCAGAAACCTGCATTCGTTTCATTCCAAAACGTATGTTAACCATCGTTGTGGATGATGAAAACGTAAGTGAAGTGGTCCAAAAAATCATAGAGGTTAACCAGACCGGAAATGCAGGAGACGGAAAGATTTTCGTATCAAACATCACTGAAGCAATCCGTATCCGGACCGGAGAAAGCGGCGAAGCGACCATAAACAAGGAGTTGATGTAA
- a CDS encoding P-II family nitrogen regulator, with amino-acid sequence MQMIRAVIRPEMESKVVECLEKEGCISLTKMEVFGRGKQKGIHIADIHYDELQKTMLLMVVEDEHKDKVIKTITEAARTGKYGDGRIFVNPVEEAYTIRTGKTGL; translated from the coding sequence ATGCAAATGATAAGAGCAGTCATAAGACCGGAAATGGAATCAAAGGTTGTCGAGTGCCTGGAAAAAGAGGGCTGTATTTCCCTTACAAAAATGGAAGTCTTTGGAAGGGGGAAGCAAAAAGGGATTCACATTGCAGACATCCACTATGACGAATTGCAGAAAACCATGCTTCTGATGGTAGTCGAAGACGAACACAAGGACAAAGTTATAAAGACCATAACGGAAGCTGCAAGAACTGGGAAGTATGGGGATGGAAGGATCTTCGTAAACCCCGTGGAAGAAGCATATACCATAAGGACGGGAAAAACCGGGCTTTAA
- the nifH gene encoding nitrogenase iron protein, whose protein sequence is MRQIAIYGKGGIGKSTTTQNLTAALSTMGHKILLVGCDPKADSTRMLLGGLNQKTVLDTLRSEGDEGVDLDAVVQPGFGGIKCVESGGPEPGVGCAGRGIITSINLLENLGAYTEDLDYVFYDVLGDVVCGGFAMPIREGKAKEIYIVASGELMAIYAANNICKGLAKFAKGGARLGGIICNSRNVDGERELLDAFAKKLGSHLVHFVPRDNIVQRAEINRKTVIHFDPECDQAKEYLSLANNVQSNTDLVVPTPLPMEELEAMMVEFGIVEL, encoded by the coding sequence ATGAGACAGATAGCAATCTACGGAAAAGGAGGTATTGGAAAATCCACTACCACGCAAAATCTGACTGCGGCCCTTTCAACCATGGGACACAAAATTCTTCTTGTAGGGTGCGACCCGAAAGCAGACTCTACCAGAATGCTGCTTGGTGGCCTGAACCAGAAGACTGTACTTGACACCCTCAGAAGTGAAGGGGATGAGGGAGTAGACCTTGACGCCGTGGTACAACCCGGTTTTGGAGGCATCAAATGTGTGGAGTCCGGGGGGCCTGAACCCGGAGTAGGGTGTGCAGGCAGAGGAATAATCACCTCAATCAACCTGCTCGAGAATCTGGGGGCATACACCGAAGATCTTGATTATGTATTCTATGACGTGCTTGGCGACGTCGTGTGCGGAGGTTTTGCCATGCCTATCCGCGAAGGGAAAGCCAAGGAAATCTACATCGTGGCCAGTGGAGAACTGATGGCCATCTATGCAGCAAACAACATCTGCAAAGGGCTTGCTAAGTTTGCCAAAGGTGGAGCCCGTCTGGGAGGAATCATCTGCAACAGCAGGAACGTGGATGGGGAACGTGAACTCCTAGATGCATTCGCAAAGAAACTGGGAAGCCATTTGGTCCACTTCGTGCCCAGAGATAACATTGTCCAGAGGGCAGAGATCAACAGAAAAACCGTAATTCACTTTGACCCTGAATGTGACCAAGCCAAAGAGTACCTTAGTCTCGCCAACAACGTCCAGAGCAACACCGACCTCGTGGTCCCAACTCCGCTTCCTATGGAAGAGTTAGAAGCAATGATGGTGGAATTCGGAATCGTTGAGCTGTAA
- a CDS encoding geranylgeranyl reductase family protein, which produces MIPNASYDVIVVGAGPAGSTAALYAARNGASVLLLDKKREIGSPIQCAGFLPDASEVQALLPDAELPETLKIYPDSCVLQHIKTQRIIPPNCNTKEFSVRGAVLDRRRYDQFLAEQAVTAGAEMMVKTRVTKVEGTTVEASGIFGKHKIKAKAIIGADGPNSLVAKSKCLSWKPESKETSVAIEYQVRNVDIDPDTLEMYFGKDYVPGGYAWIFPEGEGRANVGIGIRSGMAEKGVSAKEYLHRFMRDHPLASPKLKNAIIINVIAGIIPVNGAPASTATEDALIVGDAAGHIIATNGGGIPPAMIAGKIAGETAAEFAVGKCRLEEYDRRWRAQFGLALETSVQARQIMDGIMKSDALMNAAFKFISPEQMKVMQCGILPGPVKLGLHALSRGKNK; this is translated from the coding sequence ATGATTCCAAATGCCTCTTATGATGTCATCGTTGTGGGCGCAGGCCCCGCAGGTTCCACTGCTGCCCTTTATGCCGCAAGGAATGGGGCTTCTGTTCTTCTTCTTGATAAAAAAAGGGAAATCGGAAGCCCTATTCAGTGTGCAGGTTTTCTCCCCGATGCCTCGGAAGTCCAGGCTTTGCTACCTGATGCCGAATTGCCGGAGACCCTGAAAATCTATCCCGACTCCTGCGTGCTGCAGCATATCAAAACCCAGCGGATCATTCCCCCAAATTGCAATACAAAAGAATTTTCCGTGAGGGGAGCTGTCCTCGACCGGCGCCGCTACGATCAGTTCCTGGCTGAGCAGGCTGTCACGGCAGGAGCCGAAATGATGGTAAAAACGCGTGTAACAAAAGTGGAGGGCACAACTGTTGAAGCTTCAGGAATTTTCGGGAAGCATAAGATCAAAGCAAAAGCGATTATCGGAGCTGACGGCCCAAATTCCCTGGTTGCAAAATCAAAATGTCTTTCCTGGAAACCTGAGTCAAAAGAGACTTCTGTTGCTATTGAATACCAGGTCCGGAATGTTGATATTGATCCTGATACCCTTGAGATGTACTTCGGAAAAGATTATGTCCCCGGGGGTTATGCGTGGATTTTCCCCGAAGGCGAAGGGCGGGCAAATGTAGGAATCGGAATCCGAAGCGGAATGGCTGAAAAAGGGGTTTCTGCAAAAGAGTACCTGCACCGCTTTATGCGGGATCACCCTCTCGCCTCTCCTAAGCTGAAAAACGCCATCATTATAAATGTTATTGCAGGCATTATTCCCGTAAACGGAGCTCCTGCAAGCACTGCAACCGAAGATGCCCTTATTGTGGGGGATGCCGCCGGGCATATCATCGCAACAAACGGAGGAGGTATCCCTCCCGCAATGATTGCCGGAAAAATTGCCGGAGAAACTGCAGCTGAATTTGCAGTCGGGAAATGTAGGCTTGAAGAATACGACAGGCGCTGGAGAGCTCAGTTCGGATTAGCGCTTGAAACTTCGGTACAGGCGAGACAGATTATGGACGGGATTATGAAATCTGATGCCCTCATGAACGCAGCTTTCAAGTTTATTTCCCCTGAACAGATGAAAGTCATGCAGTGCGGAATACTTCCGGGACCTGTAAAACTTGGGCTTCATGCCCTGAGCCGCGGGAAAAATAAATGA
- a CDS encoding tetratricopeptide repeat protein yields the protein MGFLDKLFKKKIEGKTVEEWYGIAVGETDPEKKIESFDKVLTLKPDFAGAWNLRGLEFVVLKRYEEAITSFDKALEIRPKYPEARYNKEDAETELRKIRKAKNPVEEKKER from the coding sequence TTGGGATTTCTGGACAAACTTTTCAAGAAGAAAATCGAAGGAAAAACCGTAGAAGAATGGTATGGAATTGCTGTGGGAGAAACCGATCCGGAAAAGAAGATTGAGTCTTTTGATAAGGTTCTGACGTTAAAACCGGATTTTGCAGGAGCCTGGAACCTGAGAGGACTCGAATTTGTAGTCCTGAAGCGGTATGAAGAAGCCATTACCTCTTTTGACAAAGCACTCGAAATCAGACCCAAATATCCGGAAGCAAGGTACAATAAAGAAGATGCTGAAACTGAATTAAGAAAAATCAGGAAAGCAAAAAATCCGGTTGAAGAGAAGAAAGAAAGGTAG
- a CDS encoding tetratricopeptide repeat protein has translation MLGNAYSEMGEYEKAMECYDKALSICPMYKEAKYNKKNLEKKMKEAELKTGP, from the coding sequence GTGCTTGGAAATGCCTATTCCGAGATGGGAGAGTATGAAAAAGCCATGGAATGTTACGACAAGGCTCTTTCGATATGCCCAATGTATAAAGAAGCAAAGTATAACAAGAAAAATCTGGAGAAAAAGATGAAAGAAGCCGAATTAAAAACAGGGCCATGA
- the pyk gene encoding pyruvate kinase, producing MQIPDHKTKIVCTIGPASSSEKVLRKLVLAGMNVARINFSHGDFESHGKVIQLVRKVSEELDRTVAILADLPGPKIRVGKLIKESLMLHKGNRITLTVDEASGSENRIPVSYKQLPESVSPGSLIYLSDGFIQLRCLEISGKDVLCEVMVGGQLYSHKGLNLPGAKIFLDPVTEHDLKILEFALKEEVDAVSISFVENAKDIRKVRNFASARGKSVYIVSKIERRQAVQNIVEILEETDALMVARGDLGVEIPIQEVPSIQKELIWSAKLLSIPVITATQMLISMTDNIRPTRAEATDVANAILDGTDAVMLSEETAVGDYPVETVEMMAKIARTTENWRSRTKWGLDTMIKGITEQEMSVDEVIALQVHEALQKLPVTAVLTPTRSGATPRRLSRFKPEPWILAFTRFPNTGRRLALSYGVYPVIVKETIENWEKETTEKAKELGFAKSGDLVVFTQGPASGKPGGTNMLKILTLD from the coding sequence ATGCAAATCCCCGACCATAAGACAAAGATCGTCTGCACCATAGGGCCTGCTTCTTCTTCTGAGAAAGTCCTCAGGAAACTGGTGCTTGCAGGCATGAACGTGGCAAGGATTAACTTTTCCCATGGGGACTTCGAGAGCCACGGAAAAGTGATCCAGCTGGTTCGAAAGGTTTCAGAAGAACTTGACAGGACAGTTGCCATTCTTGCCGACCTGCCCGGCCCGAAAATTCGCGTAGGCAAGCTCATAAAAGAGTCGCTTATGCTCCATAAAGGAAACCGGATAACCCTTACTGTGGACGAAGCATCCGGAAGCGAGAACCGCATCCCGGTCAGCTACAAACAGCTTCCAGAAAGTGTATCTCCGGGAAGCCTCATCTACTTGAGCGATGGGTTTATCCAGCTCCGCTGCCTGGAAATTTCGGGAAAAGATGTACTTTGCGAAGTTATGGTAGGAGGCCAGCTCTATTCCCATAAAGGGCTGAACCTGCCGGGGGCAAAGATATTCCTGGACCCGGTAACGGAACATGACTTAAAAATTCTGGAGTTTGCACTTAAGGAAGAAGTTGACGCTGTCAGCATCTCTTTTGTGGAAAACGCAAAAGATATTCGTAAGGTCCGGAATTTTGCGTCAGCCAGGGGAAAGTCCGTATATATTGTATCTAAAATCGAACGGAGACAGGCTGTCCAGAATATTGTAGAGATTCTGGAGGAAACCGACGCTCTGATGGTTGCCAGAGGAGACCTCGGAGTCGAGATCCCTATCCAGGAAGTTCCCTCGATCCAGAAAGAACTAATCTGGAGTGCAAAGCTCCTGAGCATCCCTGTGATCACAGCCACCCAGATGTTGATCTCCATGACCGATAATATAAGGCCCACAAGAGCTGAAGCCACAGACGTTGCCAACGCCATTCTGGACGGGACGGATGCGGTCATGCTCTCGGAGGAAACCGCAGTTGGGGACTACCCGGTAGAAACCGTAGAGATGATGGCTAAGATTGCAAGAACCACCGAAAACTGGCGCTCCCGGACGAAATGGGGGCTTGACACAATGATCAAGGGGATCACGGAACAGGAAATGTCAGTAGACGAGGTAATCGCCCTCCAGGTGCACGAAGCCCTGCAGAAGCTTCCGGTGACAGCCGTGCTGACCCCAACCCGGAGCGGAGCGACCCCGCGCCGGCTTTCCCGCTTCAAGCCCGAACCCTGGATCCTGGCTTTCACCCGTTTCCCAAATACCGGCAGACGCCTTGCCCTATCCTACGGGGTTTATCCGGTAATCGTAAAAGAAACCATTGAAAACTGGGAAAAGGAGACCACGGAAAAAGCAAAGGAACTGGGATTTGCAAAAAGTGGAGACCTTGTTGTATTCACCCAGGGTCCTGCTTCCGGGAAGCCCGGGGGTACAAACATGCTCAAGATCCTGACTCTGGACTGA
- a CDS encoding aldolase, protein MVSINKEDVIVPLDVPKAMRETYVKNYMEITKGTGRLMLFAGDQKVEHLNDDFFGEGVPEDDSDPEHLFRIAAQSKIGVFATQIGLIARYGMDYRDVPYLVKVNSKTNLVETSQADPFSNLWYDVDQVAEFKENSGLNILGVGYTIYLGSEFEAEMLVQAAQVVYDAHKHGMLSVLWIYPRGTAVKDEKDPHLIAGATGVGACLGTDFVKVNYPKKEGAKSADIFKEAVKAAGRTKVVCAGGSSDKAEAFLKKLHDQIHISGAQGNATGRNIHQKSLDEAIRMCNAVYAITVEEASVEEALKIYRGK, encoded by the coding sequence ATGGTTTCAATTAACAAAGAAGATGTAATCGTACCTTTAGATGTTCCAAAAGCAATGCGTGAGACATACGTGAAAAACTACATGGAGATTACAAAAGGAACCGGCAGGCTCATGTTATTTGCCGGGGACCAGAAAGTAGAACACCTGAATGATGACTTTTTTGGAGAAGGGGTCCCCGAAGACGATTCTGACCCTGAGCACCTATTCAGAATTGCAGCACAGAGCAAGATAGGGGTTTTTGCAACCCAGATCGGGCTTATTGCACGCTACGGCATGGACTACAGGGATGTACCATACCTTGTAAAAGTAAATTCCAAGACAAACCTTGTGGAAACTTCTCAGGCTGACCCTTTCAGCAACCTCTGGTATGACGTTGACCAGGTTGCCGAGTTTAAGGAAAACAGCGGGCTCAATATCCTGGGTGTTGGATATACAATCTATCTTGGCAGCGAGTTTGAGGCCGAGATGCTTGTACAGGCTGCTCAGGTAGTTTATGATGCCCATAAGCATGGAATGCTGTCCGTACTCTGGATATACCCCCGTGGAACGGCCGTAAAAGATGAGAAGGACCCACACCTGATCGCAGGAGCAACAGGAGTAGGAGCCTGCCTCGGGACTGATTTTGTGAAAGTCAACTATCCGAAAAAGGAAGGGGCAAAATCTGCCGATATTTTCAAGGAAGCCGTCAAAGCAGCCGGACGCACCAAAGTCGTTTGCGCTGGAGGTTCAAGTGACAAAGCCGAAGCTTTCCTCAAAAAGCTCCACGACCAGATCCACATCTCAGGAGCCCAGGGGAATGCAACCGGAAGAAATATCCACCAGAAATCCCTGGATGAAGCTATCCGCATGTGCAACGCTGTCTACGCCATAACCGTAGAAGAAGCAAGTGTTGAAGAAGCCCTGAAAATTTACAGGGGAAAATAA